Below is a window of Mycobacteriales bacterium DNA.
GCAGTGGAAGCTGTCCCCGATGGACATCGAGTCACTAGACAAATGGGAGGATTACACCAAGGCTAAGGAAGCGATGTTCTTCTATACGGACACCGCCGACGCGCCCTGGACGGTCGTGAAGTCCAACGACAAGAAGCGCGCACGGCTCGAGGCCATGCGGCACATCCTCGAGCAGTTCGACTATGACGGCAAAGATGAGGAGATCGTCGGCAAGCCGGACAGGAAGGTCATCGGACCGCCCGCCGACCTGTCGGAGAAGGAATCCATCGAGTCGTTCACGAGGCTGTAATCACGGAGGTTGCTTTGACGGGTTCGACCGAGACCGTTACCGAGATCACGACCGAGGAAGAACTGCGCGAGGCGATCGGCGGGTACCCGGAGTACCGGTCCGCGACCAAGGTGCGGCCGGCCCTGCACCCGCTCCAGATCGACTGGCTGCAGCGGTCGCCGTTCTGCGTGGTGGCAACGTCGGACGCGGACGGGAACTGCGACGCCTCGCCCAAGGGCGACCCGGCCGGGCAGCTCATCCACGTGCTGGACCCGCAGACGATCGTGATCGCGGAACGGCCGGGGAACAGGCGCGGCGACGGGTACCTCAACATCCTCGCCAATCCGCACGTCGGGGTGCTGGCGCTCATCCCGGGCCGGACCGACACGCTGCGGATCAACGGCCGGGCCCGCATCGTCCGGGACGCGCCGTGGTTCTCCGAGCTTGAGGTCAAGGGTAGGCGGCCGGTGCTGGCGCTGCTGATCTCGATCGACCAGGTGTTTTCGCACTGCCCGAAGGCGTTCATGCGGTCGG
It encodes the following:
- a CDS encoding polyphosphate kinase 2 — encoded protein: QWKLSPMDIESLDKWEDYTKAKEAMFFYTDTADAPWTVVKSNDKKRARLEAMRHILEQFDYDGKDEEIVGKPDRKVIGPPADLSEKESIESFTRL
- a CDS encoding MSMEG_1061 family FMN-dependent PPOX-type flavoprotein; translated protein: MTGSTETVTEITTEEELREAIGGYPEYRSATKVRPALHPLQIDWLQRSPFCVVATSDADGNCDASPKGDPAGQLIHVLDPQTIVIAERPGNRRGDGYLNILANPHVGVLALIPGRTDTLRINGRARIVRDAPWFSELEVKGRRPVLALLISIDQVFSHCPKAFMRSGLWNPPSWPSIEDMPSVAALCVAVQSPPETLEELEAHYALENYSKKLY